In a genomic window of Agarivorans albus:
- the bioD gene encoding dethiobiotin synthase, with protein MTKSVFITGTDTEVGKTVVSCGLVKALQNKFSIVNGFKPIAAGTEMFDSVEGNEDALALIKVNSSELDYAEVNPVVLKHAIAPHIAAKLEKKPVDSVLMASGLQRLVGKSDFVVVEGAGGWHVPLNEQGLMMSDWVAEQGLPVVLVVGVKLGCLNHALLSAEAIKASGCNVVAWVANNLSEPSDISKLNISYLQDAIDAPCIAELPYNTSLNANLAAECFDIDTLVSQI; from the coding sequence ATGACTAAGTCTGTTTTTATCACCGGCACTGATACAGAAGTAGGTAAGACCGTAGTAAGTTGTGGCTTGGTAAAAGCGCTACAAAACAAGTTCTCAATTGTTAATGGTTTTAAGCCCATTGCAGCTGGAACTGAAATGTTTGATTCGGTTGAAGGCAATGAAGATGCGCTGGCATTAATCAAGGTCAACTCCAGTGAACTCGACTATGCAGAAGTAAATCCAGTAGTGTTAAAACATGCGATAGCACCCCATATCGCTGCAAAGCTTGAGAAAAAGCCGGTTGATAGCGTGTTAATGGCCAGTGGATTGCAGCGTTTAGTTGGTAAATCTGATTTTGTTGTGGTTGAAGGAGCAGGCGGTTGGCATGTGCCACTTAATGAACAAGGGCTGATGATGTCTGATTGGGTTGCTGAGCAAGGTTTACCAGTAGTGTTAGTTGTTGGGGTAAAGCTTGGATGTTTAAATCATGCCTTGCTAAGCGCTGAAGCGATAAAAGCCAGTGGTTGTAACGTGGTGGCTTGGGTGGCTAATAATTTAAGTGAGCCTTCAGATATATCAAAATTGAATATCAGCTATTTACAAGATGCCATAGATGCTCCTTGTATTGCTGAACTGCCTTATAACACCAGCCTTAACGCTAACTTAGCAGCGGAATGCTTTGATATAGATACTTTGGTCAGCCAAATCTAA
- the htpX gene encoding protease HtpX gives MKRILLFLGTNLAVVLVLGIVMNIVFSALGISTQSMGGLLIFCAIFGFGGSIISLLISKWMAKRSTGAQVITTPRNQTEAWLVDTVARQAKAAGIGMPEVAIYNAPDMNAFATGAKRDDALVAVSTGLLDNMTRDEVEAVLAHEVSHIANGDMVTLTLIQGVVNTFVMFLARIIANVISSAMSNNNENGQGMGTFAYIATVFVLEMVFGILASIIVMWFSRQREYRADEGSAKLVGKDKMINALQRLGGSREPEMEGSMMAFGINGKRAMSELFLSHPPLEKRIAALRAR, from the coding sequence ATGAAACGTATATTGTTGTTTTTAGGCACTAACTTAGCTGTTGTTCTAGTGCTTGGCATTGTAATGAACATAGTGTTTTCTGCTCTTGGGATCTCCACCCAAAGCATGGGCGGCTTGTTGATTTTCTGTGCTATTTTTGGCTTCGGCGGCTCTATCATTTCTTTGCTTATTTCCAAGTGGATGGCAAAGCGTTCTACCGGAGCTCAGGTTATTACTACGCCGAGAAACCAAACCGAAGCATGGTTGGTTGATACCGTGGCAAGGCAAGCAAAAGCTGCAGGCATTGGTATGCCAGAAGTTGCTATCTACAATGCACCAGATATGAACGCATTTGCTACTGGCGCTAAGCGAGATGATGCCTTGGTGGCTGTGAGCACAGGTCTGTTAGATAACATGACTCGCGATGAGGTTGAAGCTGTTCTCGCCCACGAAGTTAGTCATATTGCTAATGGCGACATGGTTACCCTTACTCTAATTCAAGGTGTAGTAAATACCTTTGTAATGTTCTTAGCGCGAATCATCGCTAACGTTATTAGCTCTGCTATGAGTAACAATAATGAGAACGGACAAGGCATGGGCACCTTTGCCTATATTGCAACTGTGTTTGTGCTTGAAATGGTGTTTGGTATTTTGGCCAGCATTATTGTTATGTGGTTTTCGCGTCAACGCGAGTACCGCGCAGACGAAGGCTCTGCCAAGTTAGTTGGTAAAGACAAAATGATTAATGCTCTACAACGATTAGGTGGAAGTAGAGAGCCAGAAATGGAAGGCTCTATGATGGCCTTTGGTATTAATGGTAAACGTGCAATGAGCGAGCTGTTTTTAAGCCACCCACCTTTAGAAAAACGCATTGCCGCATTACGAGCACGTTAA
- a CDS encoding ABC transporter substrate-binding protein, translating into MKFKFLSINASKIGILLFFSSVLLACQSQTQALRVAVSPWLGFEPIFLSKQLSFEGSNAYIVNELTTPSHVMHALKSGQVDAGFLSLTETISLLSERVDLTVVAIIDRSVGGDALVTRQDIKNIEQLKGERIGYESLSVASLVMDDWLQDTKVNADDFVLVEAKLDEQLALFRKGEISAVMTSGPIQSRLVDNLSANVLYKSAAQGQPYYRVMVVRTDVLQKKRNGISNLLKNFYKANTWLEEHSREGYKLIAKRTQLYSKEVRQAYGNIQMLNAQQSIALFSGNFILGLAQEKAQRMAELELIHRAPDLSRSFTSEWLLELNGV; encoded by the coding sequence ATGAAATTTAAGTTTTTATCAATCAACGCAAGTAAGATTGGAATACTACTTTTTTTTAGTAGTGTCTTACTCGCATGTCAAAGCCAAACCCAAGCTCTACGTGTAGCCGTGTCTCCTTGGCTGGGCTTTGAACCTATATTCCTGTCTAAGCAGCTTTCTTTCGAAGGCTCTAATGCATATATCGTAAATGAACTAACAACTCCCAGCCATGTCATGCACGCTCTTAAAAGTGGGCAGGTGGATGCTGGTTTCTTAAGTCTCACCGAAACAATTAGTTTATTATCCGAGCGAGTAGATTTAACTGTAGTTGCGATTATCGATAGAAGTGTCGGTGGAGATGCATTAGTCACACGCCAAGATATTAAGAATATCGAACAACTAAAAGGTGAACGCATCGGCTACGAGAGCCTATCGGTAGCCTCTTTAGTGATGGATGACTGGTTACAAGACACCAAGGTTAATGCTGATGATTTTGTCTTGGTAGAAGCTAAACTTGATGAGCAATTGGCCCTATTTCGCAAAGGTGAAATTAGCGCGGTGATGACCTCAGGTCCAATTCAAAGCCGTTTGGTAGATAACCTATCAGCCAACGTTTTATACAAAAGCGCTGCACAAGGCCAACCGTATTATCGCGTAATGGTGGTAAGAACTGATGTCTTACAAAAAAAGCGAAACGGTATTTCGAATTTATTGAAAAACTTTTATAAAGCCAACACTTGGTTAGAGGAGCATTCAAGAGAAGGCTACAAGTTAATCGCTAAGCGAACTCAGCTTTACAGTAAAGAAGTTCGCCAAGCTTACGGAAATATTCAAATGCTTAATGCTCAGCAAAGCATTGCACTTTTCTCTGGTAATTTTATTTTGGGGCTTGCGCAGGAAAAAGCGCAACGTATGGCTGAGTTGGAATTGATCCACCGAGCACCTGATTTATCGCGTAGTTTTACCAGCGAGTGGTTATTGGAGTTGAACGGTGTATAG
- a CDS encoding putative bifunctional diguanylate cyclase/phosphodiesterase, producing MSVVIPILALVLLVIAQSLLLLGTLHEQRNKMAEHASQRLLHIGYQLQQSLSDSLSRHQWDIAERQLTLVALNQQLDSLQVIDPQGLVQISNKRAEKSLFAADNANYFNTELFNQVKNKRSPVSQVLPEHWQVNLYLPLDMGPREDSLRRAEQGAIFVSYNLQNTWLVKREMIIDEAIKTFIYMSVAMLLLVLMLNRLLVAPINKLVGRTKQIQTHRNANIAAKSQGEIGALEHAIGKMANGIHSSFAQLQRSEQRWQFALSGSGDGIWDWNLITNSVYYSPQWKAMLGYQDSEIGEKIEEWESRIHPEDLDKTLNELRKHLKKKNKVYESMHRVKHKDGHYLWVLSRGMVVERSERGLPSRVISTQTNISEVRSAQELVRFQSSHDDITRLSNRRKLLENLDLEIERGRKSNKVGALIYLDIDHFKNVNDMLGHAAGDLLLRLIAHRLREGRTSTETVARLGGDEFALLVPNLSTDREEAKQLASNMAEHLGRVIHKEFVIKGNQISLNLTTGVALFPNHDSNATEILRQADIALYHGKDNERSSVHVFSDQMADEIQERHQLTKMMREALENEDMVAYFQPRYNANFEMVGAETLLRWFDTKLGWISPGRFIPLAEETGLIVTLGQWVMRSACETLKTWEDRGLPENFKTLSINVSPNQFHRNTFVQETLAIIQEAGCDPKLIELEITEGVLVDNVQDTVEKIQALRDIGVRFSVDDFGTGYSSLAYLNKLPINCLKIDKSFVSELQSGGSECAIITTIISMAENLDLEVIAEGVETEYQLEFLKYRRCTVYQGFYFSEALEPEIFEERLFIGQAEIA from the coding sequence TTGAGTGTAGTAATACCTATTTTGGCCTTGGTATTATTAGTTATTGCTCAAAGTTTATTATTGTTAGGTACGCTGCATGAGCAACGTAATAAAATGGCTGAACATGCTAGCCAACGTTTGTTGCATATTGGCTATCAGCTTCAGCAAAGCCTTTCAGACAGCTTATCTCGTCATCAATGGGATATTGCTGAGCGACAGCTAACCCTTGTAGCTTTAAATCAACAATTGGACTCACTGCAGGTTATCGATCCGCAAGGTCTGGTTCAAATATCTAATAAACGTGCAGAAAAGAGCCTGTTTGCTGCAGACAATGCTAATTATTTCAATACCGAACTATTTAATCAGGTAAAGAACAAGCGTTCACCAGTATCGCAAGTATTACCTGAACATTGGCAAGTGAACTTGTATCTACCATTAGATATGGGACCTCGAGAAGACAGCCTGCGAAGAGCTGAGCAGGGCGCAATATTTGTAAGTTATAACCTACAAAATACTTGGCTAGTAAAGCGTGAGATGATTATCGATGAAGCGATTAAAACCTTCATCTACATGTCGGTGGCTATGCTGTTGTTAGTATTAATGCTTAACCGACTATTAGTTGCACCTATTAACAAATTGGTGGGGCGCACTAAACAAATTCAAACTCATCGCAATGCGAATATTGCAGCAAAAAGCCAAGGTGAAATCGGCGCTTTAGAACATGCAATTGGTAAAATGGCTAATGGCATTCATAGTAGCTTTGCCCAACTGCAACGCAGTGAACAGCGCTGGCAATTCGCCTTAAGTGGCTCTGGCGATGGCATTTGGGACTGGAATTTAATCACTAACTCTGTGTACTACTCGCCACAGTGGAAAGCCATGTTGGGTTACCAAGATAGTGAAATAGGTGAAAAGATTGAGGAGTGGGAATCTAGGATCCACCCGGAAGACTTAGACAAAACCCTTAATGAATTGCGTAAGCATTTGAAAAAGAAAAATAAAGTGTATGAGTCAATGCACCGGGTTAAGCATAAAGACGGTCACTATTTGTGGGTATTATCTCGAGGCATGGTCGTTGAGCGCAGCGAACGCGGTCTACCTTCACGAGTGATTAGCACACAGACAAATATTTCCGAAGTACGTTCAGCTCAAGAGCTAGTGCGCTTTCAGTCTTCTCATGATGACATTACTCGATTGTCAAATCGCCGTAAACTTCTTGAAAACTTAGACCTCGAAATCGAAAGAGGGCGTAAATCTAACAAAGTTGGCGCGTTAATTTACCTCGACATTGACCACTTTAAAAACGTAAATGACATGTTAGGTCATGCTGCAGGTGATTTACTGCTTCGCTTGATCGCTCACCGTTTGCGTGAGGGGCGCACCAGTACCGAAACTGTAGCCCGCCTTGGCGGTGATGAATTCGCTTTATTAGTGCCAAATTTATCTACCGATCGCGAAGAAGCTAAGCAGCTTGCTAGCAACATGGCAGAGCATTTAGGACGGGTTATTCACAAAGAGTTTGTGATTAAAGGTAACCAAATATCGCTAAACTTAACCACAGGTGTAGCCTTGTTCCCTAATCACGATAGTAATGCTACCGAGATTTTACGCCAGGCAGACATTGCGCTTTATCATGGTAAAGATAATGAACGCTCCAGTGTTCATGTGTTCTCTGATCAAATGGCAGACGAAATTCAAGAGCGTCACCAACTAACAAAAATGATGAGAGAAGCGCTAGAAAACGAAGATATGGTGGCATATTTTCAGCCTCGCTATAACGCCAATTTTGAGATGGTGGGCGCCGAAACACTGCTTCGTTGGTTCGACACCAAATTAGGGTGGATTTCTCCTGGACGGTTTATTCCTCTTGCTGAGGAAACAGGCTTAATTGTTACCCTAGGACAATGGGTTATGCGTAGTGCCTGTGAAACCCTGAAGACTTGGGAAGATAGAGGTTTACCAGAAAACTTTAAAACCTTATCAATAAACGTTAGCCCCAATCAGTTCCACCGCAATACCTTTGTGCAAGAAACGCTAGCGATTATTCAAGAAGCGGGATGTGACCCTAAACTCATTGAATTAGAGATTACAGAAGGTGTATTGGTAGATAACGTGCAAGACACGGTAGAGAAAATTCAAGCGCTGCGTGATATAGGGGTTCGTTTCTCGGTAGATGATTTTGGTACCGGCTATTCGTCACTGGCGTATTTGAACAAGTTGCCAATTAACTGTTTAAAAATTGATAAATCCTTTGTGAGCGAATTACAAAGTGGTGGCAGTGAATGTGCCATTATTACCACCATTATCTCAATGGCGGAAAACTTAGACTTAGAAGTTATTGCAGAAGGTGTGGAGACTGAGTATCAATTAGAGTTCTTAAAGTACCGTCGTTGTACGGTTTACCAAGGGTTCTATTTTAGTGAAGCACTTGAGCCTGAAATCTTTGAGGAACGTTTGTTTATTGGTCAGGCTGAAATAGCCTGA
- a CDS encoding FAD-dependent oxidoreductase: MKPNKLIVVAVLAVIVGLILWFDLGQWLNFETIKQSQADLQSTVENHFLVSIVAYFFLYVFVTAFSIPGAALLTLLAGALFGVVNGVIMVSFASTIGASLAFIVARYLVRDSLEQRYADKLKSINKGIEKEGAFYLLSLRLIPVFPFFLINLVMALTKLPLKTFYWVSQIGMFPATVVYVNAGTELAKLDSLSGILSPSLLIAFTLLGILPYISKAILNGIKQRKVYAPYQKPSSFDNNMLVIGAGAGGLVSSYIAAAVKAKVTLVEKHLMGGDCLNTGCVPSKALIRSAKFAYEASNAEKLGYEKVDAQANFAKVMQRVHDVIQQVEPHDSVERYTKLGVNCVQGTAKIISPWEVEIDGKSVTTQNIVVATGARPLVPGIPGLQEVEYLTSDTLWQLKQLPEKLLVLGGGPIGCELTQSFARLGAEVTQIEMADHLLIREDLEVSKLLEEQFTNEGINLLLGWKAVSFHNQNGQQSVKLIKGEQEKEVVFDKVILALGRVANTKGFGLEELGIENSERGTIAVNEHLQTNFPNIYAVGDVAGPYQFTHFAAHQAWYAAVNALFGRFKKFKADYSVIPAATYTYPEVARVGLNEQEAKQQDIGYEVTKFELEELDRAIAEGATKGFIKVLTVPGKDKILGATIIGEHAGELLAEFTLAMKHGLGLNKILGTIHAYPTMMEANKYVAGEWKRNHAPEKILSYLEKFHSWTRKA; encoded by the coding sequence ATGAAACCAAATAAACTGATTGTTGTAGCAGTGCTCGCTGTTATTGTCGGTCTTATCCTGTGGTTCGACTTAGGCCAATGGCTTAACTTCGAAACCATTAAACAAAGCCAAGCTGATTTACAAAGCACTGTAGAAAATCACTTCTTAGTGTCTATTGTTGCTTATTTCTTTTTGTATGTTTTTGTAACCGCATTTTCGATACCAGGCGCCGCCCTACTTACTTTGCTGGCCGGCGCATTATTTGGTGTAGTGAACGGCGTAATAATGGTTTCTTTTGCCAGTACTATCGGCGCGAGTTTAGCGTTTATAGTAGCTCGCTACTTAGTTAGAGACAGCTTAGAACAGCGCTATGCCGACAAACTAAAGAGTATTAACAAAGGTATAGAAAAAGAAGGTGCTTTTTATCTTTTAAGTTTAAGGCTAATACCAGTCTTTCCTTTCTTTTTAATCAACCTTGTAATGGCATTAACCAAACTGCCTCTTAAAACCTTTTATTGGGTAAGCCAAATAGGCATGTTCCCCGCAACCGTAGTGTATGTGAACGCAGGCACCGAGTTAGCAAAGTTAGATAGCTTATCGGGAATATTGTCACCGTCTCTACTTATCGCCTTCACCCTATTGGGTATTCTTCCTTACATTAGTAAGGCTATATTAAACGGCATTAAGCAACGCAAAGTCTACGCCCCCTACCAAAAGCCAAGTTCATTTGATAACAACATGTTAGTTATTGGAGCCGGTGCAGGTGGCTTAGTGAGTTCGTACATCGCTGCAGCTGTTAAAGCAAAAGTCACCTTAGTTGAAAAGCACTTAATGGGCGGCGACTGTTTAAACACTGGTTGTGTACCCTCTAAAGCATTAATACGCAGTGCAAAGTTTGCCTATGAAGCGAGCAATGCAGAAAAACTTGGTTATGAAAAAGTTGATGCACAAGCAAATTTTGCCAAGGTAATGCAACGAGTACATGATGTTATTCAACAAGTTGAACCACATGACTCGGTAGAGCGTTATACCAAATTAGGGGTTAACTGTGTTCAAGGCACCGCAAAAATCATTAGCCCTTGGGAAGTCGAAATAGACGGTAAATCAGTGACTACCCAAAACATTGTAGTTGCTACTGGTGCTCGACCACTAGTACCGGGCATCCCCGGTTTGCAAGAGGTCGAGTATTTAACTTCAGATACGCTTTGGCAGCTTAAACAACTCCCAGAGAAGCTACTCGTGTTAGGTGGTGGTCCAATTGGCTGTGAATTAACCCAAAGTTTTGCTCGATTAGGCGCCGAAGTCACCCAAATAGAAATGGCCGACCACTTATTAATCCGAGAAGACCTAGAGGTGAGTAAGCTATTAGAAGAACAGTTTACCAATGAAGGTATCAATCTATTATTGGGTTGGAAAGCGGTTAGCTTTCATAATCAAAACGGTCAGCAAAGTGTAAAACTGATTAAAGGCGAGCAAGAAAAAGAAGTTGTTTTTGACAAAGTGATACTCGCATTAGGCCGTGTTGCAAATACTAAGGGCTTTGGATTAGAAGAGCTTGGTATTGAAAACTCAGAGCGTGGCACCATTGCGGTGAATGAACATTTGCAAACCAATTTCCCCAATATTTATGCTGTTGGCGATGTGGCAGGGCCTTATCAATTTACCCACTTTGCCGCTCATCAAGCTTGGTATGCCGCTGTAAACGCGCTGTTTGGTCGATTCAAAAAATTTAAAGCCGATTACTCGGTAATTCCAGCCGCAACCTACACCTATCCCGAGGTTGCTCGTGTAGGCTTAAATGAGCAAGAAGCTAAGCAACAGGATATTGGTTACGAAGTGACTAAGTTTGAGCTAGAAGAACTAGACCGCGCAATTGCTGAAGGTGCAACTAAAGGCTTCATTAAAGTGCTTACCGTACCAGGAAAAGACAAAATACTTGGTGCAACCATTATTGGTGAGCATGCTGGAGAATTATTAGCAGAGTTCACCTTAGCAATGAAACATGGCTTAGGTTTAAACAAAATCTTAGGAACAATACATGCCTACCCAACCATGATGGAAGCAAACAAATATGTAGCGGGTGAATGGAAGCGTAATCACGCTCCCGAGAAAATCCTATCCTATCTTGAGAAGTTCCACTCTTGGACAAGAAAAGCGTAA
- the mobB gene encoding molybdopterin-guanine dinucleotide biosynthesis protein B produces the protein MTRNWPKPIIALAGYSGSGKTTLLSQLIPLLKARGLSIAVIKHSHHAIELDKPGKDSHKFAEAGAEQVILSCPHKRYHFSLQQQHDDLNEQLSWINWQLCDLVIIEGYRHSEVAKIEIHRSDLGKPLLFPNDKHVIAVASPDKLNTDLPLLDLNKPKLISDFILAYTNNVKIVK, from the coding sequence ATGACTAGAAACTGGCCAAAACCAATCATCGCCTTGGCTGGCTATAGCGGCAGCGGAAAAACCACCTTACTAAGCCAACTTATTCCTTTGTTAAAGGCACGGGGTTTAAGTATTGCGGTTATAAAACATAGCCATCACGCAATAGAGTTGGATAAACCGGGTAAAGACAGCCATAAGTTTGCAGAGGCCGGCGCCGAACAGGTGATACTTTCATGCCCTCATAAACGGTACCACTTTAGTCTTCAGCAGCAACATGACGACTTAAACGAACAGTTGTCTTGGATAAACTGGCAACTATGCGATTTAGTGATCATCGAAGGCTATCGACATAGTGAAGTGGCAAAAATAGAAATTCATCGAAGCGATCTTGGTAAACCTTTGTTGTTCCCAAATGACAAGCACGTCATCGCTGTGGCTAGCCCCGATAAGCTTAATACAGACTTACCTTTGCTAGATTTAAATAAGCCTAAGCTAATCAGTGATTTCATATTAGCCTATACTAACAACGTTAAAATTGTGAAATAG
- the tamA gene encoding autotransporter assembly complex protein TamA: MFFRLWPMLLVLFTTSVAAIDFDYQGISGESKDNVKVYLEAQTFPDNSSARRIISASSEQTKRALRALGYYQSEITITETAEKKFLVDVELGERLRVNKFELDFVGAATKDSRYTGAIARSGLAEGQVFTHAAYDSLKSEFDRLASRYGYFDAVYHKAEVQISIVNNTADIYLSYDSGERYRFGDIVFTNPELPRTMFANLAEFNKQDRYDSQKVGEFNQRLGETDYFQVISVRPDIGNRHDGEIDLLVGLQLKPRDTFEVGGGITTDIGPRVRLKWTRPWVNENGHSITFEIEAAEPKQSAQFVYRIPIDNPVDDYVDIQTGYIREKTNDTESEKTILSTTRQWRLDNEWKPSLFLKWQHEEYRQADQYSVSDLVLPGANFARLRTRGGLDPYWGDNLQASLEVGHPYWGSDVEMLRLAGLGKWLRSYQNHRILLRADLGGILVDDITDVPASMRFFAGGDQSIRGYDYKTISPKNDDGQLIGGKYLTVGSVEYNYQFAEKWRWATFVDAGTATNDFSEPVSVGVGMGIRWLTLIGPLRLDVAKGLQNESDPWRIHFSLGPDL, translated from the coding sequence TTGTTTTTTCGCTTGTGGCCGATGTTGCTTGTTTTGTTTACCACTTCGGTAGCAGCGATAGATTTTGATTACCAAGGCATTTCTGGTGAGTCAAAAGATAATGTAAAGGTCTACCTAGAAGCGCAAACCTTTCCCGATAACAGTAGTGCTCGCCGTATAATCAGCGCCAGTAGTGAACAAACCAAACGCGCGCTGCGTGCCCTAGGCTATTACCAAAGTGAAATTACCATAACAGAAACCGCTGAGAAAAAGTTCTTGGTGGATGTAGAGCTAGGTGAGCGGCTGCGAGTAAACAAGTTTGAACTGGATTTTGTTGGCGCAGCAACTAAAGACAGTCGTTATACCGGCGCTATAGCTCGCAGTGGCTTAGCAGAAGGACAAGTGTTTACCCATGCCGCCTACGACAGCCTTAAATCAGAATTCGACCGCCTAGCTTCTCGATATGGCTACTTCGATGCGGTTTACCATAAAGCAGAAGTTCAGATCAGTATTGTAAATAATACCGCCGACATTTATTTAAGTTATGACTCTGGCGAGCGATATCGTTTTGGCGACATCGTGTTTACAAATCCTGAATTACCACGAACCATGTTTGCTAATTTGGCTGAGTTTAATAAGCAAGATCGTTACGATTCACAAAAGGTAGGCGAGTTTAACCAACGACTGGGTGAAACGGACTACTTCCAAGTGATTTCTGTACGACCGGATATTGGCAATCGACATGATGGTGAAATCGATTTATTGGTTGGTTTGCAATTAAAGCCGCGCGATACCTTTGAGGTGGGTGGTGGTATCACTACCGATATTGGCCCTAGAGTTAGATTAAAATGGACCCGACCCTGGGTGAACGAAAATGGCCATAGTATTACTTTTGAAATTGAAGCCGCAGAGCCAAAGCAAAGCGCTCAGTTTGTTTACCGGATCCCCATAGATAATCCAGTAGACGATTACGTGGATATTCAAACCGGTTATATTCGAGAAAAAACCAATGACACCGAAAGTGAAAAGACTATTTTGTCTACCACCCGCCAATGGCGTTTAGATAACGAATGGAAGCCTTCTTTGTTTTTAAAGTGGCAACACGAAGAATATCGCCAGGCTGATCAGTATTCGGTATCTGATTTGGTGCTACCCGGTGCTAACTTCGCTCGTTTGCGTACCCGTGGTGGTTTAGACCCATACTGGGGTGATAACTTACAAGCTAGCTTAGAAGTGGGTCATCCTTATTGGGGTTCAGATGTAGAAATGTTGCGCTTAGCGGGTTTGGGTAAATGGCTACGTTCTTATCAAAATCATCGCATCTTACTTAGAGCCGATCTTGGTGGCATTCTAGTTGATGATATTACCGATGTACCTGCATCTATGCGTTTCTTTGCCGGTGGCGACCAAAGTATTCGTGGATATGATTATAAAACCATTAGCCCAAAAAATGACGACGGCCAATTGATTGGTGGTAAATATCTCACCGTGGGTAGCGTGGAGTATAACTATCAATTTGCTGAAAAGTGGCGCTGGGCTACTTTTGTAGATGCCGGTACCGCAACTAATGATTTTTCTGAGCCGGTTTCTGTTGGTGTTGGTATGGGTATTCGTTGGCTAACGTTAATTGGTCCATTACGCTTAGATGTTGCGAAGGGCTTACAAAATGAGTCTGATCCGTGGCGTATTCACTTTTCTCTAGGGCCTGATTTATGA